DNA from Acidobacteriota bacterium:
TATGTGAGGTATGCGGTAGAAAATTGCATTCCCAGACAAAATATGTACTGCATCTCAAAAATGGAGACAGAAAAACCATGTGCTGCCCAACATGTGGGATAAGAAAACAAATGGAAATTTCAGAACTGGTTGAGCATGCAGAGGCAACAGATTATCTAACCAAGAAACTTATTTATGCCCAAAACGCCTATTTTCTTGAAGGCAGCGATGTTAATCCCTGCGCAGAGCATATACCACAAATTGTGAGAGACCAATACGGAATGACTGCTTATCTCTGCTATGATAGATGTAAACCCGGGTTGATAGCTTTTAAGAATTATGATGATGTCATTAATTTTCAGAGTAAACATGGAGGCGAAATAAAAAGATTAAACTATGAATACAAGAAATTGTCCCTAAAACCATTGAAGTGAACAAAAAAACATTCTGCTCACTAATTCTGAATTTGACATCTTAAAATATAACTGCTTAAATAGAAATTATCAGGGGAAGGAGATGAGCCATCCATCAAAATCTCTCATAGAGAAACTCCTCTCTTTACAGGAATCTGAGAATTTCTTAGAGATTCTCCTTTCAGATTATCTCAAAAGATTTATTAAAATTGCTGATGTATCCTTTGGTTCATTCTTTATATTTAAAAAAGAAAAGGATGTTTTTTCTCTGGCGGCAATGAAAAAAATAGGAGATTATGAGAAAAAAGAGAAAATCCTAAAAAGGATGGAAGAGGAAGGAAAAAAAGGAATAGTTCCTCATGTTCTTCAAACAATGAAACCATACATAACAAATGACTGTGAAAAAGACCCATTTCATATACCATTCAGAAAAGAGAAAATACTTTCAGAGATGGTAATTCCCTTTGATATAGATTCTGAAAGAATAGGCATCATAGTTTTAACCTCTATGAGGAAAAACCATTTCAATGAGTCTAATCTAAAAAGAATTGAACCTTCAATAAATGATTTTCTATATGAATTTCTCTCCTTAGAGTTTTACAGATTCTTAAAAGAAAAAGATAAAGAGGTTTATTTAATGCCATATGATTCCTACCTAAAAGAAATATTCCCTCAGATAAGAAAAATCTCTTCCTCAGATGAACCAGTCCTCATAGAAGGTTTAACTGGCTCTGGAAAAGAAGTAATTTCAAGGTTCATCCATTTCCTTTCTAAAAGAAAGGATAAACCATTTTACCCCATAAACTGCTCATCTTTCCCCTCAGAGGATCTAATCCAATCTGAACTCTTTGGCCATGAAAAAGGCTCATTCACTGGAGCATGGAGAAAATACCAAGGAAAGATAAAATCAGCTGATGGAGGAACACT
Protein-coding regions in this window:
- a CDS encoding sigma-54-dependent Fis family transcriptional regulator, yielding MSHPSKSLIEKLLSLQESENFLEILLSDYLKRFIKIADVSFGSFFIFKKEKDVFSLAAMKKIGDYEKKEKILKRMEEEGKKGIVPHVLQTMKPYITNDCEKDPFHIPFRKEKILSEMVIPFDIDSERIGIIVLTSMRKNHFNESNLKRIEPSINDFLYEFLSLEFYRFLKEKDKEVYLMPYDSYLKEIFPQIRKISSSDEPVLIEGLTGSGKEVISRFIHFLSKRKDKPFYPINCSSFPSEDLIQSELFGHEKGSFTGAWRKYQGKIKSADGGTLFLDEIQSSSLRFQYSLLRLIERGEIHPLGSERIEKSDVRIISACSSSPEKLLDEGKLLPPWECTPCIGQKNKTLSM